The following coding sequences are from one Sander lucioperca isolate FBNREF2018 chromosome 2, SLUC_FBN_1.2, whole genome shotgun sequence window:
- the si:dkey-1k23.3 gene encoding heat shock protein 67B1, which yields MSEQAKTELSCGEYGGAVPWYPLRKWWQSSRLFIQDVGLPPFLEPGDPRWMDVERLQRSLATCSWPGYIPAPLFVPYISGSMHEPSQKISKELYKWRVSLDVAHFFPSEISLSVRDGFLEVGGKHEERPDEHGFIARCFSRKYRLPAEIDATKIVSTLSVDGILSVEAPVSETSVPAAIIIPIKVELDVTGEKQEKEEAPDTDPDSCRAPEAPCFPSAEDDGEESALKVHGDQAHPGSTTAGLQQHEESREQEEETHEKPAGDYRPSAPEDGEGIESLQDSSKHHEAQEIQEKPDTDTSKQPEHEPQEPAVGDEIQVMAGSGEATEEITHPEETALGKSPPSEVPSQELEVPDIKQEHTE from the exons ATGAGTGAACAGGCCAAAACAGAGCTGTCATGCGGGGAGTACGGCGGGGCTGTCCCCTGGTACCCCCTGAGAAAATGGTGGCAGTCCAGCAGGCTTTTCATTCAAGATGTTGGCCTGCCACCTTTCCTGGAGCCAGGAGACCCTCGGTGGATGGATGTGGAGCGGCTCCAGAGGAGTCTGGCAACCTGCTCCTGGCCAGGGTACATACCCGCTCCACTGTTTGTGCCCTACATCTCTGGGTCGATGCATGAGCCCAGCCAGAAGATTAGCAAGGAGCTGTACAAGTGGAGGGTCAGCCTGGACGTGGCTCACTTCTTTCCCTCAGAGATTTCTCTCAGCGTCAGAGACGGATTCCTGGAGGTTGGAG GGAAACACGAGGAGAGGCCAGATGAGCATGGATTTATTGCAAGATGTTTTTCAAGGAAATACAG GCTCCCAGCTGAGATTGATGCTACCAAAATCGTATCCACACTTTCTGTTGATGGTATCCTGTCTGTGGAAGCTCCAGTTTCCGAAACCTCCGTTCCTGCTGCCATTATCATTCCCATAAAG GTGGAGCTGGATGTGACtggagaaaaacaggagaaagaaGAAGCCCCTGATACAGACCCAGATAGCTGCAGAGCACCAGAGGCCCCATGTTTTCCGTCTGCAGAGGATGATGGGGAAGAGTCTGCACTAAAGGTCCATGGTGATCAGGCCCACCCTGGCAGCACCACAGCTGGGCTTCAGCAGCATGAAGAGAGTAGGGAACAGGAGGAAGAGACCCATGAAAAGCCAGCTGGAGATTACCGCCCTTCAGCACCTGAAGATGGCGAAGGCATAGAGAGTCTTCAAGATTCTTCTAAGCACCATGAAGCCCAGGAAATCCAAGAAAAGCCAGACACAGATACGTCCAAACAGCCAGAGCATGAACCACAAGAACCAGCCGTGGGTGACGAGATCCAGGTAATGGCAGGGTCAGGGGAGGCTACTGAGGAGATCACCCACCCCGAGGAGACGGCGCTGGGCAAGAGTCCACCAAGCGAGGTCCCAAGCCAGGAGCTGGAGGTCCCCGacataaaacaagaacacactgAGTAG
- the hspb8 gene encoding heat shock protein beta-8 translates to MAEGDFYTMGSRQRFPRDPFGESPFRDQSPFRDQLASRFMDDEFGMPPFPEDLSMDWPGWARPGRLSSRLSSSPFSSSLRTGFPSRQSTGGPTLYTSRYGEPSSRSSPTTTGGEPWKVCVNVHSFKPEELNVKTRDGFVEVSGKHEEKQEEGGIVTKNFTKKIQIPIDVDPQTVFASLSPEGVLIIEARQTPPYYLFSNEGSQGGDAQEVEALKLEESPMV, encoded by the exons ATGGCAGAGGGAGACTTCTACACGATGGGAAGCCGGCAGAGGTTTCCCAGAGATCCGTTTGGAGAATCACCGTTCAGGGATCAGTCTCCGTTCAGGGATCAGCTCGCGTCTCGGTTTATGGATGATGAATTTGGGATGCCACCTTTCCCCGAGGATTTGTCAATGGACTGGCCGGGTTGGGCTCGGCCGGGTCGGCTCAGCTCGCGCCTCAGTTCTTCGCCCTTCAGCAGTAGTTTACGCACAGGTTTCCCGTCGCGCCAGTCCACGGGAGGCCCAACGCTGTACACCAGCAGGTACGGCGAGCCTTCCTCCCGGAGCTCCCCCACCACCACCGGTGGGGAACCGTGGAAAGTTTGCGTGAACGTCCACAGCTTCAAACCAGAGGAATTAAACGTCAAAACGAGAGACGGATTTGTAGAAGTGTCAG GAAAACATGAAGAGAAGCAGGAAGAAGGAGGCATAGTGACAAAGAATTTCACAAAGAAGATTCA GATCCCGATAGATGTCGACCCTCAGACCGTTTTCGCCTCCTTGTCCCCCGAGGGCGTCCTCATCATCGAAGCCCGGCAGACGCCTCCGTATTACCTCTTCAGCAACGAGGGCTCCCAGGGTGGAGACGCACAGGAGGTGGAGGCCCTTAAGCTCGAAGAGTCCCCTATGGTCTAA